In Cyanobacteriota bacterium, a genomic segment contains:
- a CDS encoding acetate kinase — translation IVRQRVCESFGFLGLCLDLDKNAARPVDSDIATPDSAVRVLVIHTEEDWAIAQACWSLVMSH, via the coding sequence ATCGTCCGCCAGCGTGTGTGCGAGTCCTTTGGCTTTTTGGGATTGTGCTTAGATCTAGACAAGAATGCTGCTCGACCTGTAGACAGTGATATCGCTACCCCAGACTCTGCGGTGCGGGTGCTCGTTATTCACACCGAAGAAGACTGGGCGATCGCTCAAGCCTGTTGGTCATTGGTTATGAGTCACTAA